From one Eleginops maclovinus isolate JMC-PN-2008 ecotype Puerto Natales chromosome 7, JC_Emac_rtc_rv5, whole genome shotgun sequence genomic stretch:
- the serp2 gene encoding stress-associated endoplasmic reticulum protein 2 isoform X1: MVAKQRIRMANEKHSKNITQRGNVAKTLRPQEEKYPVGPWLLALFVFVVCGSGYSNRAHTCLSLGTLSKLLETQMAAPWVKVLSIFQIIQSIRMGM, from the exons ATGGTGGCTAAACAGAGGATCCGCATGGCCAACGAGAAACACAGCAAGAACATCACGCAGAGAGGAAACGTGGCCAAGACGCTG CGACCACAAGAGGAGAAGTATCCTGTGGGTCCCTGGCTGCTAGCcctctttgtatttgttgtgtgtgGATCAG GGTACTCCAATAGGGCTCACACTTGTCTATCGTTGGGAACTCTATCAAAACTACTTGA GACACAAATGGCAGCTCCCTGGGTGAAAGTCCTGT CCATATTTCAGATCATCCAGAGTATCCGTATGGGGATGTGA
- the serp2 gene encoding stress-associated endoplasmic reticulum protein 2 isoform X2, which translates to MVAKQRIRMANEKHSKNITQRGNVAKTLRPQEEKYPVGPWLLALFVFVVCGSAIFQIIQSIRMGM; encoded by the exons ATGGTGGCTAAACAGAGGATCCGCATGGCCAACGAGAAACACAGCAAGAACATCACGCAGAGAGGAAACGTGGCCAAGACGCTG CGACCACAAGAGGAGAAGTATCCTGTGGGTCCCTGGCTGCTAGCcctctttgtatttgttgtgtgtgGATCAG CCATATTTCAGATCATCCAGAGTATCCGTATGGGGATGTGA